The proteins below are encoded in one region of Silene latifolia isolate original U9 population chromosome 2, ASM4854445v1, whole genome shotgun sequence:
- the LOC141642483 gene encoding B3 domain-containing protein Os02g0598200-like isoform X1 translates to MVIKPTPSFFKLYLPEHNSNKLLIPPPFIKYFNGCIPKVVKLWNLQGKLWKVKLEVVQDGRVYMTKGWNEYVRNHSLVRGDFLVFKPLNKSDFHVKVFGIDGVIKEEPVNTGVTTEAAASLGKDDVPQTLQFSKIYKPYNKFYVDLPKAVIEACEHGLPQKVTLREEKGCVVESVLRKITARFRLGGQGFNELWKKTKVKIGDKLDFEVILGEGRNIKEIRLKITHKSKKGKLAAEIAGGR, encoded by the exons ATGGTGATCAAACCAACTCCTTCATTCTTCAAATTATATCTCCCTGAGCACAACTCTAACAAACTG CTGATACCACCACCATTTATCAAATATTTCAATGGATGCATTCCAAAGGTGGTCAAATTGTGGAATTTGCAAGGGAAACTTTGGAAAGTTAAGCTTGAAGTTGTTCAAGATGGCCGCGTATACATGACAAAAGGCTGGAATGAATACGTGAGAAACCATTCGTTGGTCCGAGGAGACTTCTTAGTGTTTAAGCCGCTTAATAAGTCTGACTTCCACGTTAAGGTCTTCGGCATTGATGGGGTTATCAAGGAAGAGCCTGTGAACACAG GTGTGACTACGGAAGCTGCTGCGAGCTTAGGAAAAGATGATGTTCCGCAAACCTTGCAGTTCAGTAAGATTTATAAGCCTTATAATAAGTTTTATGTG GATTTACCCAAGGCTGTGATCGAGGCATGTGAGCACGGACTGCCTCAGAAGGTAACTCTGCGCGAGGAGAAGGGGTGCGTTGTAGAGTCAGTCTTGCGTAAAATAACCGCCAGATTTCGCTTGGGAGGTCAAGGATTTAATGAGCTTTGGAAAAAAACTAAAGTAAAGATTGGAGACAAGCTGGACTTTGAGGTTATTCTCGGAGAAGGGAGAAATATCAAGGAGATTCGTCTGAAGATTACACACAAAAGCAAAAAAGGCAAACTAGCTGCGGAAATTGCAGGTGGTCGGTGA
- the LOC141628921 gene encoding uncharacterized protein LOC141628921: MSSTASIVQGIQDKIHRILGEAPKLFQRLDVVLAPTAVWGMLTGQDPALQLQRPLFVNIPGPSHAPILGGVVSNRMVSDKREELKQLTNEVVLLFERIRNVLSWDAVVDICRASRRIVNLPEGQHEYLRILDVYCDHLEPLHEDKLREERLRELDSSPSSDDSYSR; the protein is encoded by the exons ATGAGCAGCACCGCGTCTATAGTTCAGGGTATACAGGATAAGATTCATCGCATATTGGGTGAGGCTCCAAAACTATTTCAGCGTTTAGATGTTGTTTTGGCACCAACCGCCGTGTGGGGTATGTTGACTGGCCAAGACCCGGCGCTCCAACTTCAGCGGCCTCTTTTCGTGAATATTCCAGGTCCATCTCACGCTCCAATCCTGGGTGGTGTCGTCTCAAATA GAATGGTTTCCGATAAACGGGAGGAACTGAAACAGCTGACTAATGAGGTGGTCCTTCTATTTGAAAGGATCCGAAATGTCTTGTCCTGGGATGCAGTGGTGGATATATGCCGTGCGAGTAGGAGAATTGTGAACCTCCCAGAAGGACAGCATGAGTACCTCAGGATTCTGGATGTTTATTGTGATCATTTAGAGCCCCTACACGAAGACAAGCTTAGAGAAGAAAGGCTTCGAGAGCTTGACTCTTCTCCTTCTTCTGATGACAGTTACAGCCGATGA
- the LOC141637552 gene encoding uncharacterized protein LOC141637552, which yields MLALAVAAKYVHFYEIDSEESKELTHIFMAHPEAIKLFRAYPYVVLMDSTYKTNIYKNPLIEMVGVTPTGSSFLIACAMIPTESDVNYKWLLRKWHVNKAVNAKALTTFKSESMRKFVISNDEDAHSLLKAWLKSKHLTLDSMWSRIHGMLESQHSKIKKELEDELSKPRRTSRTFSLLQGNVSTKAIELMEKELTRGLDLGIGLNDRCRHVMRTTHGLPYACNLVSLHGKGRRVHLEDIHVFWKTLVYDIPQQMPKNDSDLWEELVDDMRHSDPVKLRAAIDLLRDFQHPEDQEILPPPINEHPKGRPRGSTTRNKSGFEHAERKFGTPSTHCSTNAEVQQRIGDFESGTPVLLWEGTLPLALYQHGSNGGVYLRFCGATSMVGWMLEMTVIVDSG from the exons ATGTTGGCTCTAGCGGTGGCAGCGAAATACGTCCACTTCTACGAGATTGATTCCGAGGAGTCAAAAGAGTTGACTCACATTTTCATGGCTCATCctgaagcgattaagttgttcCGGGCTTATCCTTATGTGGTCCTCATGGATTCGACTTATAAAACCAACATTTACAAGAATCCACTCATTGAGATGGTTGGTGTGACACCCACGGGATCGTCCTTCTTAATTGCATGTGCGATGATTCCTACCGAGTCTGACGTGAATTACAAGTGGCTGTTGAGAAA ATGGCATGTGAACAAAGCCGTCAATGCAAAAGCCTTGACAACATTCAAAAGCGAAAGTATGAGGAAATTTGTCATCTCAAATGATGAAGATG CACATTCTCTATTGAAGGCTTGGTTGAAGTCAAAGCATCTCACACTTGACTCCATGTGGTCCCGTATCCACGGCATGCTTGAAAGTCAACACTCGAAGATTAAGAAAGAACTCGAAGATGAATTGAGTAAACCAAGGAGAACATCTCGTACTTTCTCCTTATTGCAAGGAAACGTGTCTACTAAGGCCATAGAGTTAATGGAGAAAGAACTTACTAGAGGCCTTGATTTGGGTATCGGATTGAATGATCGATGCCGACACGTGATGCGAACGACTCATGGATTACCTTATGCATGCAATTTGGTATCTTTGCACGGAAAAGGTAGGAGGGTCCATCTCGAGGATATTCATGTCTTTTGGAAGACATTGGTGTATGATATTCCTCAACAAATGCCGAAAAATGACAGTGATTTATGGGAGGAATTAGTGGATGATATGAGGCACAGTGACCCGGTTAAACTAAGGGCGGCCATAGACTTGTTGCGTGATTTCCAGCACCCGGAGGACCAAGAGATTTTGCCACCCCCTATTAATGAGCACCCGAAAGGTCGTCCAAGAGGTTCAACCACTAGaaacaagtcgggttttgagcatGCAGAAAGGAAGTTCGGGACACCAAGTACTCACTGTTCAACAAATGCAGAGGTTCAACAAAGAATTGGTGATTTCGAATCGGGAACTCCGGTGCTCCTTTGGGAAGGAACTTTACCATTGGCTTTATATCAACATGGGTCAAACGGTGGGGTATACCTGAGGTTTTGTGGGGCCACTTCGATGGTTGGGTGGATGTTGGAGATGACGGTCATTGTGGATTCCGGGTAA
- the LOC141642483 gene encoding B3 domain-containing protein REM20-like isoform X2, which yields MVIKPTPSFFKLYLPEHNSNKLLIPPPFIKYFNGCIPKVVKLWNLQGKLWKVKLEVVQDGRVYMTKGWNEYVRNHSLVRGDFLVFKPLNKSDFHVKVFGIDGVIKEEPVNTGVTTEAAASLGKDDVPQTLQFRFTQGCDRGM from the exons ATGGTGATCAAACCAACTCCTTCATTCTTCAAATTATATCTCCCTGAGCACAACTCTAACAAACTG CTGATACCACCACCATTTATCAAATATTTCAATGGATGCATTCCAAAGGTGGTCAAATTGTGGAATTTGCAAGGGAAACTTTGGAAAGTTAAGCTTGAAGTTGTTCAAGATGGCCGCGTATACATGACAAAAGGCTGGAATGAATACGTGAGAAACCATTCGTTGGTCCGAGGAGACTTCTTAGTGTTTAAGCCGCTTAATAAGTCTGACTTCCACGTTAAGGTCTTCGGCATTGATGGGGTTATCAAGGAAGAGCCTGTGAACACAG GTGTGACTACGGAAGCTGCTGCGAGCTTAGGAAAAGATGATGTTCCGCAAACCTTGCAGTTCA GATTTACCCAAGGCTGTGATCGAGGCATGTGA